Proteins encoded in a region of the Chryseobacterium piperi genome:
- a CDS encoding T9SS type A sorting domain-containing protein, translating into MRKSLFAIGLLAISYSVQAQILCHVDTNANMYVSKGTLVYSGGGVQMKANGAIENHGNFMISGSSTDAFRTIDASNSNKTEANAGNNFVNKLNEPNAYASVNPNNTTDAPVYTYGQLFITGVPQANITGFVDEEFRQVSHGKYQQIGMPFFGKTANTLNSELGKGFSNTRRLENDILYWDNTNVQFVNLTNISADKFGQITSGAAYWIFGAGGGSLNLTQTRTVKGVPLSDQNMSFTLNGAGANKNFGTNGTNTNSYRERYNSYLQDGFHVGTAWTGSFGKNWYQFSNPFFTNLDLTNIARNEGANGDGVNLTNIQGVRLEVSGVQYNPNSGGGSTSYKFITFDTNGGPVGDLDYTVIRPMGTFAIKLKDNTQSDVLNLANLRRFNYNGRAATTDYNVTASRSMARNTSAGTTKQLGVIALNAAGNEIGRTYYAVFPTATTGNSLTAMAQSTAASSNIIGTFEESLNGGYDNNFSSKYWLYINEANENDFQGKNVMMALYSNTIKSLRFEVRENGKVVDNGTHQLSSGVGFYYKATNGSVKEAKQGEIVPVENTEYSLYYGAPNISSARSLAATEVSVKPSRTMVVYNPDITNYVVRFDPDWKKADIEVYDMSGKQVISKKAVNTSSDFVIELDNSIKNSYIVKIISDKGETVNTKILK; encoded by the coding sequence ATGAGAAAAAGTTTATTTGCTATAGGTCTTTTAGCAATTAGTTATTCTGTTCAGGCGCAGATATTATGTCACGTAGACACTAATGCTAATATGTATGTAAGTAAGGGCACGCTAGTTTATAGTGGTGGAGGAGTTCAAATGAAAGCTAATGGTGCTATTGAAAACCATGGTAATTTCATGATTTCAGGATCATCTACAGATGCATTTAGAACGATAGATGCATCAAATTCTAACAAAACAGAAGCTAACGCGGGAAACAACTTTGTTAACAAGCTTAACGAACCCAACGCGTACGCATCTGTAAATCCGAATAACACCACGGATGCACCAGTATACACTTATGGGCAGTTATTTATTACCGGTGTTCCTCAAGCTAATATCACAGGTTTTGTTGATGAAGAGTTCAGACAAGTTAGTCATGGAAAATATCAACAAATAGGGATGCCTTTCTTTGGGAAGACAGCTAATACATTAAATAGTGAATTAGGAAAAGGTTTTAGTAATACCAGACGTTTAGAGAATGATATCCTTTATTGGGATAATACTAACGTACAGTTTGTTAATTTAACAAATATTAGTGCCGATAAATTTGGTCAAATCACTTCCGGAGCAGCATACTGGATCTTTGGAGCGGGAGGGGGTAGCCTTAATTTAACTCAAACACGTACTGTAAAAGGAGTTCCATTGAGTGATCAAAATATGTCATTTACGTTAAATGGCGCTGGTGCTAATAAAAATTTTGGTACCAATGGTACCAATACCAATAGCTACAGAGAAAGATACAACTCTTATCTTCAAGATGGCTTCCATGTTGGTACAGCGTGGACAGGAAGTTTTGGTAAGAACTGGTATCAGTTTTCAAACCCATTTTTTACAAATCTAGACCTAACCAATATTGCACGTAATGAAGGAGCTAATGGGGATGGAGTTAATTTAACTAATATTCAAGGAGTAAGACTCGAAGTTTCTGGGGTTCAGTATAATCCTAATTCAGGTGGGGGTTCTACAAGTTATAAATTTATTACTTTTGATACTAATGGAGGTCCGGTAGGAGATCTTGATTATACTGTGATCAGACCAATGGGAACTTTTGCCATTAAATTGAAAGATAATACCCAATCTGATGTATTGAATCTTGCTAACCTTAGAAGGTTTAACTACAATGGTAGAGCTGCTACCACAGATTATAATGTTACAGCTAGCAGAAGTATGGCTAGAAATACTAGCGCAGGAACTACTAAACAATTAGGAGTTATTGCACTTAATGCGGCCGGAAATGAAATCGGTAGAACATATTATGCCGTATTTCCTACTGCAACAACAGGGAATTCTTTAACAGCTATGGCTCAGAGTACAGCAGCCTCTTCTAATATTATAGGTACTTTTGAAGAAAGTCTTAATGGAGGTTATGATAATAATTTCTCTTCTAAGTATTGGTTATATATTAACGAAGCTAATGAAAATGATTTCCAAGGGAAAAATGTTATGATGGCACTTTACAGCAATACTATAAAATCACTTAGATTTGAAGTAAGGGAAAATGGTAAAGTAGTTGATAATGGAACACACCAATTATCTTCTGGAGTAGGTTTTTATTATAAAGCTACTAACGGAAGTGTAAAAGAAGCTAAACAAGGAGAAATTGTTCCAGTTGAAAATACAGAATACAGTCTATATTATGGAGCACCTAATATTTCTTCAGCAAGAAGTCTAGCTGCTACAGAAGTTTCTGTGAAGCCTTCAAGAACAATGGTAGTATACAATCCAGATATCACCAATTATGTTGTAAGGTTTGATCCAGATTGGAAAAAAGCAGATATCGAAGTTTATGATATGAGTGGTAAGCAGGTTATCTCTAAAAAAGCTGTTAATACCTCTTCAGATTTTGTTATTGAATTAGATAATTCTATTAAAAATTCTTATATAGTAAAAATTATTTCTGATAAAGGAGAAACTGTTAATACCAAAATCCTAAAATAA
- a CDS encoding TlpA family protein disulfide reductase has product MKKIFILSAVLSAFSLQAQFTVTVQAPADFKNQDAILYTLNGSKDIIFTKEQSKNNTWTFKYPSHYMGMMKMYFPDTNNTFNFISENKDVMIKLDTQNNKIKDVIYQDEANNLMSKQQEGSQKKELILPALTQIKEYYKDNTDFGKALKTEITRLSGGVNEISSAEHPFINFYNTNYSKFLSNDPSKKVSNDEIINFIDKSNDMLESSSLLRPILVAYLNSGGNANVPGSVDKLLDKLKVETPRGQTVLSELIDIFDVYEMTEFKNKYLDLAKNLKCTINDRLASTLKSNANVQIGAAFPNYKFQSPVNTTAKSIYDVKADKKVIVFWSSTCSHCESELPKLLEKYNDLKAKNVQVIGLSLDVDKDSYTKRIAAFPWINDSELRGWNSTYSETYNIHATPTYFILDANNKIINKPDHVGNVLEYFKLK; this is encoded by the coding sequence ATGAAAAAGATATTTATACTATCAGCAGTTCTATCTGCTTTTTCTTTACAGGCACAATTCACGGTAACCGTTCAGGCTCCAGCTGATTTTAAAAATCAAGACGCAATTCTATATACATTAAATGGTTCTAAAGACATTATTTTTACAAAAGAACAGAGTAAAAATAATACATGGACATTTAAATATCCCAGCCATTATATGGGGATGATGAAAATGTACTTTCCAGATACCAATAATACATTCAATTTTATTTCTGAAAATAAGGATGTTATGATTAAGCTGGATACTCAGAATAATAAGATTAAAGATGTTATTTACCAGGATGAGGCAAATAATTTAATGAGCAAGCAGCAGGAAGGCTCTCAGAAAAAAGAATTGATATTACCGGCATTGACTCAGATCAAAGAATATTATAAAGATAATACTGACTTTGGTAAAGCGCTGAAAACAGAAATTACGAGACTGTCAGGTGGTGTGAATGAAATTAGTTCAGCTGAGCATCCTTTTATTAACTTTTATAATACCAACTATAGTAAATTCCTGTCCAATGATCCTTCTAAAAAAGTGTCTAATGATGAGATAATCAATTTTATTGATAAATCTAATGACATGTTGGAATCATCTTCTCTATTAAGACCTATACTAGTGGCATATCTTAATTCTGGAGGAAATGCCAACGTCCCTGGCTCTGTAGATAAGCTTTTAGATAAGTTAAAGGTAGAAACTCCAAGAGGGCAGACTGTACTGTCTGAATTGATTGATATTTTTGATGTATATGAAATGACAGAATTCAAGAATAAGTATCTTGATCTGGCTAAAAACCTTAAATGTACAATCAATGATAGATTAGCATCAACACTTAAATCGAATGCGAATGTACAGATAGGAGCGGCTTTCCCTAATTATAAATTCCAGTCTCCTGTAAATACAACAGCTAAATCTATTTACGATGTTAAAGCCGATAAAAAAGTGATTGTTTTCTGGTCTTCTACATGTTCTCATTGCGAATCAGAGCTTCCAAAATTATTGGAGAAGTATAACGATTTAAAAGCAAAAAATGTTCAGGTAATAGGGCTTTCGCTAGACGTTGACAAGGATTCTTATACTAAAAGAATTGCCGCTTTTCCATGGATCAATGATTCTGAATTAAGAGGGTGGAATAGTACGTATAGTGAAACCTACAATATTCATGCAACACCTACTTATTTTATTTTAGATGCTAACAATAAGATAATCAACAAACCAGACCACGTGGGCAATGTTTTGGAATATTTTAAGCTAAAATAG
- a CDS encoding MFS transporter: protein MSNYSKQTNWGQFIPLVTVFFFWGFVAASNDILIPVFQKAFNLTQTESMLVQICFYVAYTVGSLIYMAVSKGLKQDLVNKIGYKNGLIVGLLISAAGTLLFYPAANLGSFPLMISGLFIVGLGFSLQQIVANPLAIEVGPAETGSQRLTMAGGINNLGTTIGPLIVSFAIFGSAAAANTEASIESVKIPYLILGAAFIMVAILLKFSSLPAITPTNLEDTDDAVPGEHRKSAFQYPQLILGMIAIFVYVGVEVSTASNLPAYMEKNLGFETKEVAPYISLYWASMMIGRWTGAVEAFDFSAGFKKILRFLAPYLAFSVFLLVNAIAKHDLSHFYVYAFVIIAMIICDIMSKGNPARMLLIFSCAGITALLIGMFTTGMVSVYAFTSVGLFCSTLWPCIFALAINGLGKHTNQGSGYLIMMIMGGGIVSAIQGYVADLTNIHFSYIVGVICFAYLAFYAIRVSGILKAQGIDLDKISKGGGH, encoded by the coding sequence ATGTCGAATTATTCTAAACAAACTAATTGGGGACAATTTATCCCATTAGTCACTGTATTCTTTTTCTGGGGATTTGTTGCAGCAAGTAATGATATTTTGATCCCAGTTTTCCAAAAAGCTTTTAATTTAACTCAAACCGAAAGTATGCTGGTACAGATTTGTTTCTATGTTGCCTATACTGTCGGTTCTTTAATTTATATGGCTGTTTCAAAAGGATTGAAACAAGACTTAGTCAACAAAATAGGGTATAAAAACGGTCTTATAGTAGGACTCCTTATTTCAGCAGCAGGTACTTTATTGTTTTACCCTGCGGCTAATCTGGGATCGTTCCCACTCATGATCTCCGGATTGTTTATTGTGGGACTTGGTTTTTCTTTACAACAAATTGTAGCCAATCCATTAGCAATTGAAGTAGGACCCGCTGAAACAGGGTCACAAAGATTAACAATGGCGGGAGGGATTAATAACCTGGGAACCACTATTGGTCCATTGATCGTTTCTTTTGCCATCTTTGGTTCTGCAGCGGCTGCCAATACAGAAGCCAGTATCGAAAGTGTTAAAATACCGTATCTAATACTGGGAGCTGCATTCATTATGGTTGCTATATTACTTAAGTTCTCTTCACTTCCTGCTATTACTCCTACCAATCTTGAAGACACAGATGATGCTGTTCCAGGAGAGCATAGAAAATCTGCTTTTCAATATCCACAGCTTATTTTAGGAATGATCGCCATTTTTGTGTACGTAGGAGTAGAGGTTTCTACAGCAAGTAATCTACCTGCTTACATGGAAAAGAATTTAGGATTCGAAACAAAAGAGGTTGCCCCTTATATTTCTTTATATTGGGCTTCCATGATGATTGGACGTTGGACTGGTGCTGTAGAAGCATTTGACTTTAGTGCCGGATTTAAAAAAATATTACGTTTCCTGGCTCCTTATCTTGCCTTTAGCGTTTTCTTATTAGTGAATGCCATCGCAAAACACGATTTATCTCATTTTTATGTTTATGCATTTGTAATCATAGCAATGATTATTTGTGATATTATGAGCAAAGGAAATCCTGCAAGAATGCTTCTTATCTTCTCTTGTGCCGGGATTACAGCATTACTGATAGGAATGTTTACTACGGGAATGGTATCTGTATATGCATTTACTAGCGTAGGTCTATTTTGTTCTACATTATGGCCATGTATTTTTGCTCTTGCTATCAACGGTCTTGGAAAACACACCAATCAAGGTTCAGGATACCTGATTATGATGATTATGGGAGGAGGTATTGTAAGTGCTATTCAAGGATATGTAGCTGACCTAACCAATATTCACTTTAGTTATATAGTAGGCGTTATATGTTTTGCTTATTTAGCATTCTATGCAATCCGTGTAAGTGGTATTTTAAAAGCTCAGGGAATTGATTTAGATAAAATTTCGAAAGGAGGTGGACACTAA
- a CDS encoding DUF3810 domain-containing protein: MDTNIIHTYKKKRFWAGILLAQFLLFFLFSKSKLIISAFEKFFEFQKGFHQILFSWIPFSFGDVLYILLGIVSLYLILLCFKKKSRNVALLKLLLIINLFYFTYQVSWGMLYFQTPIIKKLEKQEKPSLDKAKKLALIYLEKCKVTRKLVPEDKNGIFVVKDVKPIEQQILLQQQKLPQYISDKKASSINSIKPSLFKRVMNFTGILGYYNPFTAEAQYNSQLPSSFIPFTLAHETSHQLGFAREQEANFIGYLVGIHSENLELRYSTEYFTLKSLLRFIVEDDPNFVKSVIRNYSEGMKKDRLYEKNFIMRHQGWLDDFFGFTNNLFLKSNQQEGAITYSYFIDLLLNYEQDII, translated from the coding sequence GTGGACACTAATATTATACATACATATAAGAAAAAAAGATTTTGGGCGGGTATATTACTTGCCCAATTTCTTTTGTTTTTTCTATTTTCAAAATCGAAACTGATTATCTCTGCTTTCGAAAAATTCTTCGAGTTCCAAAAAGGATTTCACCAGATCTTGTTTTCATGGATTCCTTTCTCCTTTGGGGATGTCTTATACATCTTGTTGGGGATTGTTTCTCTGTATCTTATTCTTCTGTGCTTTAAGAAAAAAAGCAGAAACGTTGCTTTGCTAAAGTTATTATTGATTATTAATTTATTCTATTTTACCTATCAGGTTTCCTGGGGAATGCTATATTTCCAGACTCCAATAATCAAAAAATTAGAAAAGCAAGAAAAGCCTTCTTTAGATAAAGCTAAAAAACTAGCCCTTATCTATTTAGAAAAATGCAAAGTCACCAGAAAACTGGTTCCTGAAGATAAAAATGGAATTTTTGTAGTTAAGGATGTAAAACCCATCGAGCAGCAAATCCTTTTACAGCAGCAAAAACTGCCGCAATACATTTCTGATAAAAAAGCAAGCTCCATTAACTCTATTAAGCCGAGCTTATTTAAACGTGTGATGAACTTTACAGGTATACTGGGATACTATAATCCTTTTACTGCAGAGGCTCAATATAACTCACAGCTACCATCTTCATTTATCCCTTTTACATTGGCGCACGAAACTTCACATCAATTGGGTTTTGCCAGAGAGCAGGAAGCTAACTTTATTGGTTATTTGGTAGGTATTCATTCTGAAAACTTAGAATTGAGATATAGTACCGAATATTTTACATTAAAAAGCCTATTAAGGTTTATTGTTGAGGATGATCCCAACTTCGTAAAATCAGTAATAAGAAACTATTCTGAAGGAATGAAAAAAGACAGATTATACGAAAAGAATTTCATTATGAGACACCAAGGATGGCTAGATGATTTCTTTGGTTTCACCAATAATCTTTTTCTTAAAAGTAATCAACAAGAAGGTGCCATAACCTATTCTTATTTCATTGATTTGTTACTGAATTATGAACAGGATATTATATAA
- a CDS encoding HlyD family secretion protein produces the protein MEKEILDNIELRSESVQDILTQPPHWMIRWGNSIIFIILILILIMSYIIKYPEFVPAPIVVTSQNPPEKLEARTNSKIEKIFIKDHQQVKKNDVLIVMQSAANYKDVLLLKELVDSITPNKLSSFPIYDASHFKLGELQGDYNNFAKAFQDEELFTRLQPYAPENLAANQSISENRLRINTLKQQKNLEAAKYELTKKNYQRSQELFNQGVIAAVELENEKIKYLQAQQNLENITISLSQIEEAILNLNKTRSGTAINTEKDKINYSSQTLQLFEQLRKSLKQWEQNYLIISSTNGVASFQQFLGENQFVKSGDAILSILPENKERLVGRMSVPAINSGKITPGEKVLIKLDNYRFQEYGIVEGKVQNISLSPDDKGNYYVDVVLPKGLKTSYNKHLVFDKELKGNADIVTQDLRLIERFFYQIRQLLGYQSS, from the coding sequence ATGGAAAAAGAAATTTTAGATAATATAGAACTTCGTTCAGAAAGCGTACAGGACATTCTCACACAGCCCCCTCACTGGATGATTCGCTGGGGAAACAGTATTATATTTATTATTCTCATACTCATTCTAATTATGAGCTACATCATCAAGTATCCAGAATTCGTTCCGGCCCCTATTGTAGTAACTTCACAAAATCCACCGGAAAAACTAGAAGCAAGAACCAACTCTAAAATTGAAAAAATATTTATCAAAGATCATCAGCAGGTAAAGAAAAATGATGTTCTTATAGTGATGCAATCTGCTGCAAATTATAAAGACGTTCTTTTATTAAAAGAGCTGGTCGATTCCATTACCCCTAATAAATTGTCTTCCTTTCCCATCTATGACGCTTCACATTTCAAACTGGGAGAATTACAGGGTGATTATAATAATTTTGCAAAGGCATTTCAGGATGAAGAGCTCTTTACCAGACTTCAACCGTATGCACCTGAAAATCTCGCAGCCAACCAAAGCATTTCTGAAAACCGTTTGCGAATCAATACCCTTAAACAACAAAAAAACCTTGAAGCTGCAAAGTATGAACTAACTAAGAAAAATTACCAGAGATCCCAGGAATTATTCAACCAAGGGGTTATTGCTGCAGTAGAACTTGAAAATGAAAAAATAAAATACCTTCAGGCACAACAGAACCTGGAAAATATCACGATCTCCCTTTCTCAGATAGAAGAAGCGATCTTAAACCTTAATAAAACAAGAAGCGGAACTGCAATCAATACAGAAAAGGATAAAATCAACTATTCTTCACAGACTTTACAGCTATTTGAGCAATTAAGAAAATCATTGAAACAATGGGAACAAAACTACTTGATTATTTCTTCTACAAATGGGGTTGCCAGTTTCCAACAGTTTCTGGGAGAAAATCAATTTGTAAAAAGTGGCGATGCTATCTTATCCATACTTCCTGAAAATAAGGAAAGGTTGGTAGGAAGGATGTCTGTTCCGGCAATTAATTCAGGTAAAATCACCCCTGGTGAAAAAGTTCTGATTAAGCTAGACAACTATCGTTTCCAGGAATATGGTATTGTAGAAGGTAAAGTTCAGAATATTTCACTTTCCCCGGACGATAAAGGAAATTACTATGTTGATGTAGTACTTCCTAAAGGATTAAAAACATCCTATAACAAACATCTTGTGTTTGATAAAGAACTTAAAGGTAATGCAGATATTGTAACCCAAGACCTGAGGCTTATTGAGCGCTTTTTCTATCAGATCAGACAGCTTCTGGGCTATCAAAGCAGCTAG
- a CDS encoding peptidase domain-containing ABC transporter — translation MKKFPFYRQPDAKDCGPTCLRIISKYYGRSISLQQIRSLSETTREGSSLLGLSDAAEDLGFRSLGVQIDFNTLTEEVPFPCIVHWNKNHFVVVYKIDKNNKVYISDPSYGLITYSRDEFIKLWIGENANEKTEEGIVLIVETTPAFFQTEFDDKESKASFSFLSKYLLKYKSLVIQLAVGLLAGSLLSLIFPFLTQSIVDIGIQNQDLNFIYIVLLAQIMLFLGRMGIEVIRSWILLHLSARINISIISDFFIKLMKLPISFFDTRMAGDIMQRINDHHRIEQLLTSSSLNTLFSLVNLIIFSIVLLFYDYRLFIVYLVGAILYVAWISFFLNKRKELDYKRFSQVSQEQSKVIELINGMQEIKMHNAEKQKRWDWEFLQVKLFKIRIKSLSLEQWQSVGGNFINQMKDILVSFLSAKLVLTGNLTLGMMLSVQYIIGQLNSPLLQLIDFIKQTQDAKISLERLGEIHDKDDEENKDEQYASELPEKDIEIENLSFRYIGSDAYVFENLNLTIPYQKTTAIVGSSGSGKTTLLKLLMKFYEPNSGDIRIGNTKLTNVSPRFWRDHCGVVMQEGYVFNDTIANNIAVGEDHVDKKKLRKAVEIANIKEFIEALPLSYNTKIGNEGVGVSGGQKQRLFIARAVYKSPEYIFFDEATSALDANNEKTIMENLEQFFKGKTAIVIAHRLSTVKHADKIIVLDQGKVVEEGSHGELVALRGEYYRLVKNQLELGN, via the coding sequence TTGAAGAAATTTCCTTTTTACAGGCAGCCGGATGCCAAAGACTGTGGCCCCACTTGTCTCAGAATCATCAGTAAATATTATGGTAGAAGCATATCATTACAACAAATACGCAGTCTTTCAGAAACTACCCGTGAAGGGAGTAGTTTATTAGGATTAAGTGATGCTGCTGAAGATTTAGGCTTCCGTTCACTAGGAGTTCAGATCGACTTTAACACACTTACTGAAGAAGTTCCTTTTCCATGTATTGTACATTGGAACAAAAATCACTTTGTCGTTGTATATAAAATAGATAAGAATAACAAGGTATATATTTCAGATCCAAGCTATGGGCTCATTACCTACAGCAGAGATGAGTTTATCAAATTATGGATCGGTGAGAATGCTAATGAAAAAACTGAAGAAGGGATTGTTCTTATTGTAGAAACAACGCCCGCCTTTTTCCAGACTGAATTCGATGACAAAGAAAGCAAGGCAAGCTTTTCTTTTTTATCAAAATACCTGCTCAAATATAAATCACTGGTTATCCAACTTGCAGTCGGACTTTTAGCAGGCAGTTTACTGTCTCTTATATTTCCGTTTCTTACTCAAAGTATCGTGGATATCGGGATACAGAATCAGGATCTGAATTTCATTTATATCGTTTTGCTTGCTCAGATCATGCTCTTTTTGGGAAGAATGGGTATTGAGGTTATCCGAAGCTGGATTTTGCTCCACCTTTCTGCCAGAATTAATATTTCAATCATCTCTGACTTCTTTATTAAACTGATGAAACTTCCTATCAGTTTCTTTGATACAAGAATGGCGGGAGATATTATGCAGAGAATTAATGATCACCACAGGATAGAACAACTTCTGACGAGTTCATCTCTTAATACCTTATTTTCTCTTGTTAATCTTATTATCTTCAGCATCGTATTGTTGTTCTATGATTACAGGTTATTTATCGTCTACTTAGTTGGAGCGATTTTATATGTGGCATGGATTAGTTTCTTTTTAAATAAAAGAAAAGAACTTGATTATAAAAGATTCTCTCAGGTTTCTCAGGAACAGAGCAAGGTAATTGAGCTGATCAATGGAATGCAGGAAATAAAAATGCATAATGCTGAAAAACAAAAGCGTTGGGATTGGGAATTTTTACAAGTCAAATTATTTAAAATAAGAATCAAATCTCTCTCTTTAGAACAATGGCAATCCGTTGGTGGAAATTTCATCAACCAAATGAAAGATATCCTGGTAAGCTTCCTTTCAGCAAAATTGGTTTTAACCGGAAATCTTACCCTTGGGATGATGCTTTCCGTACAATATATTATCGGACAGCTGAACAGTCCATTATTACAGCTTATTGACTTTATAAAGCAGACTCAGGATGCTAAAATCTCGCTCGAAAGACTGGGAGAAATCCATGATAAAGATGATGAAGAAAATAAAGATGAACAGTACGCTTCCGAACTTCCGGAAAAAGATATAGAAATAGAAAACCTTTCTTTCAGATATATTGGTTCTGATGCCTATGTTTTCGAAAACCTTAATTTGACTATCCCTTATCAGAAAACTACTGCAATAGTAGGTTCCAGCGGAAGCGGAAAAACTACTTTACTTAAATTACTCATGAAGTTTTATGAGCCTAATAGCGGAGATATCAGGATCGGAAATACCAAACTGACCAACGTTTCTCCAAGGTTCTGGAGAGATCATTGCGGAGTGGTGATGCAAGAAGGCTATGTTTTCAATGACACGATTGCTAATAATATTGCTGTAGGTGAAGACCATGTAGATAAGAAAAAATTAAGAAAGGCTGTTGAAATTGCTAATATAAAGGAGTTCATCGAAGCACTTCCTCTTAGCTATAATACCAAAATAGGAAACGAAGGTGTGGGTGTCAGTGGTGGACAGAAACAAAGATTATTTATTGCACGGGCCGTTTACAAATCCCCGGAATATATATTCTTTGATGAAGCTACTTCTGCATTGGATGCCAACAATGAAAAAACAATCATGGAAAATCTGGAACAGTTTTTCAAAGGAAAAACAGCTATTGTTATTGCACACAGACTTTCTACGGTAAAACATGCTGATAAAATTATTGTTTTGGATCAAGGAAAGGTAGTGGAAGAAGGAAGTCATGGTGAGCTGGTAGCGCTAAGAGGAGAATACTACAGGCTTGTGAAAAATCAATTGGAACTAGGAAATTAG
- a CDS encoding vitamin K epoxide reductase family protein has product MTLDKLINYLKLDKQEFLFQFNSHPNYPSALAFSDTLNFLGVKNDAYELDKEYWDELPEEFIAIVDNSFSLVKKAGAHYSVYSDKSKTLNKEELHKSATDFVLLFEKTQNSEQKISNYKPFIYAILGVICLYTIINHSWYEIIFNILSLAGVYISLEIFNQKFGNTSAVIGSICGDTSAHQAINSCNKIINEDKTSILGLKFSDFSLIYFIGIAVLGLFLPATAYIIKGFTIVSLIAIGYSLYIQAFVEKTFCRVCLLIISILTAQLILSLFFFENLYFNSSILLLSILLWGIVFFVVSYLNNTLKEQETLQKSNAKNLRFKRNYELFKRELLDHERITFSDNQTFSLGNKEARIRISVVSNPYCGFCKGAHEILEDLLKKYPNDISAQIRFNYFSEKSNEKSTGLLSDFMNIYKNKHESEFLKTVETWFKNRDETQITQIAGSNGQLEDLSALESMSKENAAAGLNFTPIFIINGFQFPDKYDREDIHYFIDELIEDEEI; this is encoded by the coding sequence ATGACCTTAGACAAACTAATCAACTACTTAAAACTAGATAAACAGGAGTTTCTTTTCCAGTTTAATTCTCATCCCAATTATCCTTCAGCCCTTGCTTTTAGTGATACTTTAAATTTTTTGGGAGTAAAGAATGATGCTTACGAACTGGATAAGGAATATTGGGATGAACTTCCTGAGGAGTTTATTGCTATAGTAGATAATTCCTTTTCTTTGGTGAAGAAAGCGGGAGCCCATTACTCTGTCTACTCTGATAAATCCAAGACATTAAACAAAGAAGAGCTTCACAAGAGTGCAACCGACTTTGTTTTATTATTCGAAAAAACTCAAAATTCTGAACAGAAAATATCTAATTACAAACCTTTTATATATGCTATTCTAGGAGTTATTTGTCTATATACAATCATCAACCATTCATGGTATGAAATCATCTTTAATATATTATCCCTGGCAGGAGTATATATTTCCCTGGAGATTTTCAATCAAAAATTCGGGAATACTTCTGCAGTTATAGGAAGTATTTGCGGAGACACTTCGGCCCATCAGGCTATAAACTCTTGCAACAAAATCATCAATGAAGATAAAACGAGTATTTTAGGACTTAAATTTTCAGATTTTTCACTGATCTATTTCATAGGCATTGCTGTATTAGGATTATTCTTACCAGCTACTGCCTATATCATTAAAGGATTTACCATTGTTTCACTTATTGCTATTGGTTACTCTCTTTATATACAAGCCTTTGTTGAAAAAACTTTTTGCCGTGTATGTCTTCTAATCATTTCCATTTTAACAGCTCAATTAATACTAAGCCTTTTCTTTTTTGAAAATCTATATTTTAATTCAAGTATCTTACTACTAAGCATCCTATTATGGGGAATCGTATTTTTTGTAGTCTCTTATTTAAATAATACTCTTAAAGAACAAGAAACTCTTCAGAAGTCAAATGCAAAAAACCTAAGATTTAAAAGAAATTACGAGCTGTTTAAAAGAGAGCTTTTGGATCATGAAAGAATAACATTCAGCGATAATCAAACTTTTTCATTAGGAAACAAAGAGGCAAGGATTCGTATTTCTGTAGTTTCAAATCCTTATTGTGGTTTTTGTAAAGGGGCTCACGAAATTCTGGAAGATTTATTAAAAAAATATCCTAATGATATTTCTGCCCAAATACGCTTCAATTACTTTTCTGAAAAATCTAATGAAAAATCAACAGGCCTGTTATCAGACTTTATGAATATTTATAAAAACAAGCATGAAAGCGAATTCCTTAAAACTGTAGAAACCTGGTTCAAAAACAGGGATGAAACCCAAATCACTCAGATTGCCGGCTCAAATGGTCAATTGGAAGACCTTAGTGCTCTTGAATCAATGTCAAAAGAAAATGCTGCAGCTGGATTAAATTTCACGCCCATTTTCATTATTAACGGATTTCAGTTTCCGGATAAATATGACCGGGAAGATATCCATTATTTCATCGATGAACTGATTGAAGATGAAGAAATATAA